In the genome of Labrus bergylta chromosome 7, fLabBer1.1, whole genome shotgun sequence, the window AGCCTGTTTTGGGCTGAGCATATTGTTAATGCAtgtacaataataaaataaaatcaatcaaaacagattttcttcccaccaaactaaaataatttcgtttttttttgtcctccaaCACATAACACCTACCTTTAATTTTTCCCGCCTCGCTCGAATAGCCTGAACAGGGTTTCCACAGAACAGGATTTTGCCAGCTCCTTCAAAAGATAAAGAAGAAACTCAGTGACTCCGTGTCAGCTTCTGACACAAGAAAGTCCCCTTGGTGGCAGTATTGAGTAACGATAGCTTTGACAGGTTGATGCTGATAAGAAGGGAACTGAAAGGAAACCAAGATAGCATGTAGAGATGGAAATTATCTTCATGGGGTTAATTGCCTGACCATGTATCAGGGTGCTGGTTTCTGCTTCCACTGTTGCTAGATCGGAGTCTGCAGAACTGGGTCTGGATCCAGGAGGGGAGAGAACACTGAGCTTGGTTGCTGACATGGGTCTAGAGCCAGTGAGAGGTCTGGAGCTGGCTGAGGACAAGGGGTGGACACAGGAGAGGCTGGAAGCAGCGCGCCGGGCTGAGCTGGGTCTGCTGTGAGAACCTGCACTGTCTGCTGGTTCTTTAACAAAGGTAAGCGTAAGTGTCCCATTAAATTCATAACTGTAATTTACAGTTCAGCATTAAATTACTCAAAACTGCTGCATACACACACcgtcatcagcagcagcctgaaAAGAATGTAAGTCTCTGATGGAGTTTCGGAGAATGGTCCACTCTTCTCCCATGGTGCTGGTGCAGCTacgcccctcctcctccaccgtTAAATTGTCAAGGTAACGCAGCTGAGGGATCAAGTCCCTCACTGCAGCCCGATAACTATAATCTGCCGTCTGGGTAAAGGAGAAGAAACATAGGAATAAGAGAGGCAAAAATCAGTCCAGAGTAGTGCACGCCGTCACACCTTTTAATACATGAACCTAACACAGGGAAGTGAGAATGTCTGATTCAGACAACATGACTGACACTTTGAATGAAAACGTATGTAGATTGATTTTTAGCATATGATGTTAATTATTTACAGCTTGTGAACTGTGAATAATCGTAAGCATCTTACACTTCTGCATTATGacttacattattattatattatatatattattactCATTTACTTTTAGGCATACACCGATCATGTACATGAGTATCATATCCTGACCAAAGCTATGCACATGGCTAAAAATAACAACTAAAggaaaacaggaagtagttataAAAAAGGctagctgataaaaaaaaaaaagtttttagcagctttttaaaacaagCCACAGATTCAGCCGATCTGATGGATATGGAAAGGCTTACTGGAAGCCAATGGAGTAAGGCGAGAAGTGGGGTGATATGTGACcgcagttttgttttgttaacagCCTAGCTTCTGCTTTtttctgattaactgaagaTGGGTTGAGGAACACTGTGTTATACCAGTGAAGAAGGGACTTGTAGTAGTCTAAGTGAGAGAAAGTTACCAGTAACTATGTGTAGTGTCTGGATAGCTTTaatttttgaaatatttctcAAGTAAAACAGCAAAACTGAACAATCTTGGTCTTCTGAGCTTCAATGTTCAGATGctgttcaaagacaaaaaacaagattcCTAAATGTGGACTTAATGTTGCTTGCCAGGGGACCAATATGCTGCCCGACCTCTTTTGTGAAGCACTCAGGGCCGACCCCCTGGACCTTAGTCTTGTCAGAATTTAGGTAGGGAATATTTCCAGACATCCTATTTGTAACAGCTGCAAGACACTTGTGATGGGTGGTAAGGTATTTGAGATTATTTGGCTTGATGGAGAAGTAGAGCTGCTTATTGTCGGCATAACAAATTGTAGAAATGCCACAACAAGAGTTTAGTAGATAGCCCAtcatccaaaaataaaacttaagtGCCTGAGACAAACTGTAAGGATGAATATATGTCACTCCATGCACttatcagaatcagctttattgaccATGTATGTTTagaaacacacaaggaatttgtctttggtaactgtgctctcaaCATACAAAagaataatattaaatataaacataatacaagcaaaaaagacaaatatatacaaggctaaataagatACTTATGCCAAAGACAAAGAAATTAAGGACATTTTCTCtatcttttcattttattttgcacGTTTTTATTAACAATAATAACCTTGgtgcctctatatgacctaaaaaagcaaacaggagGACCATCAGCGACAAGATATATTTTTCCTGTATTGTTACTACAACTGACTTAAACTGCTGGTGGTGGGTTTCAAACAAGATGATGCTACCGGtacagcattttaaaaaaaagttttccacGCCAAAGATTTATTGTGAGTTGCATgttagacatttaaaacaaagataattTGTTTTTTCGTAATTAAACATTACTTGCACATGTCCaagacaagatcagcaaagagataaattGACCGCCAAAACTCAAAGTTACTCTCAGGCGCTTTAGGACATTGCATATAAACTAGTCTTTATTATGTCTTTTCGCACTTGATTTGACCATTGCAGTGCTTTAATGTATACTGACTTCTTAAAGAAAAGGCAGTGTCATGAAGCCTTCAGGTAAATAACTAGTGCAATTCTAAAATGGACATTTTGCATTATGGTCTTGACTTTTATCagcacagggagagagagacggagaagaGAGAGTACAGTGAATCAGTGAACTACTTAGCAATCAAATTTGAGCCTGGCACTCTGGCCCCTTCAACAAACCACACAGATGCAATGAATGAAAATGGGAATGAAGGGCTGGCAGGATGGAAacgaaagagaaaagagaaggagaataaGGCCTGGGTGAGAGGAAGTGAACggatgtgttggtgtgtgtgtgtgtgtgtgttggtgtgtgtgtgtgtgtgtgtgtgtgtgtgtgtgtgtgtgtgtgtgtgtgatggaaaGCAAGAGGAGTGATAGTTTGGCAAGAGAGCAAACCCAAGAACCCCTCAGTCACTACAAAGCACAGGCCTAATGCATATTCAGCTCAGCATCTCCCCTCATTGCCCCAGTTTCCTAATTAATGCTCTGCTGGTGGgtgtaaataaacacattcacagtGGCCCAAAAACTTACAGCACACTATGTTCTGCAGCTCACACCCAGACTACACTTAATTTCACTGGATAAGTCTGTGGCGAGCTGTCCTAATTTGCCATTTTCAAAAATGACTGTGAtgcaataataaaacataatgtgTGTGTCGTGATGCCTCAACGTAAGAGCGTGTCAGTTATGTGGTTgttatgtttgattattttgaaGCCTCCCGCTCTCCCGCTGCGCTATCTGGTGTGTTGAAGACACACAGGATGCATGAGATGAGATTACACAGACACTTTCATGTCTCAGTTCATGCTAATTACATTACACTCAATATCTGACACAGCAATGAGGCCTGTCAGCCTTCGAGCACAGGCAGAGATGACTAACTGAACGATACCTTCATAAGAACAGGATTTTGCATCGACAACgtggcttttaaaatgttcactcaATAGGACACATTCAGAAGCTTCGCATTAGGTCCATACTCAAGCTTTTATTAATCTctaactgtttttctttttcttttgcaaagtTGTTCGACCCTATAGCCCTCTCAGGACTTTGTTAACTACTTCATGTGGCACAAtccaaaaagtgtattttgctgATGTTCTTTAAGTATGTTCATTTGGTTAATAGCATAATCTAAAGgtttttattaaatcaacatgtaaaaataaacatcaaaggTTCTCCTAAATTATCATCAGTGCATTTGCTTGAATGGATGTTAACACAACTGCTGATCAGTTCTTACTGGCAGTCTTAAATACAGCTCAGGCAGATACATGACTTTTGCAACTAATTTTGACTCTTCCTGATGTCTCAGATTGCACTACACTCTCTTTTAAAACTGCTTATTTGACAAATATCTGTgtctgcagaatcacagaggaCACAACAAAAAGCCAGACAAGGACAGACAAGACAGGTCATGCTAAGAAAAGGGCACTATTAAGTTAATACAgaatttttaaatgaaagtgtCATCTCGTTTACCATGGAAGGATATCTGTACATCACTGAGTTTTATGGCTTGAACAATATTAGCAGGATACTACTCTACCTGGATGGCAGTGGGGTAAGGGCGAACACACAAAgggtttccctccagtgtgagTCTCTCGAGTTTGCCGCACAACCCCAGATACTGAATCTGGACGAGGTCATCCACATTGTTCCCTTCCAAATCTAACAGCTGCAGGTTCTCCAGCATCCCGACCGGGCTCAGATCTGACACATTGTTATAGGCCATGTACAACTCCTGAAACACAGAGTGGATGGACATGCAGTGTAGAGGAATTTGTAAGAGGGTAACAAGAGGTGAGCttagaaaaaagacagaaaaactaGCAGATAGAAAACGGATTAAACTTAGACAGGATCAATAACAGGGAAATGCTTTGGGCAGGGAAAGGAAACATGTTAGACACACGGGGAAAGTCAGACAGGCTGATATAGTATCTTCATATCACGTAGAGACTGGGATCTTACGTAACAAGATCTCTGATCACTAAACAGCATCATTCTAGCACTTACGGTTTTCTATATCTGAAGTATTTATATGGAAATACTGCGAGAATATGAGAATTTAAAGTGCatcacacaacaaatacagactAGCAAAGACccatatacaaataaaatcagaacTTTGTCATAGAACAGAAATATGAATATCGCAAAAGTTtaaatgaagttacaaaaaTTGGCACTTCATTATTTTTCTATCCCAGTGTATAAACAGTTTAAGGAGTTGTATAACAATGTCTTTAAAAGGCCTTCTTCAACCTAAAACTCTACCTTTAGGGCGGAGAAAGAAGGAATTCCATCTAAGTCTTGTAGGGAGCAGCGGAACATCCACAGCACCTGCAGGTGGGAGAGGGTGGTTCCCAGGTCTCTATGGAAACATAATAGCACAAACTTCATTTAGAGCCAGGGAGGGGAATTACACAACACCGTGAATCATGATAAAGGCTATCCAGTCCCCCGGCTACAGAGGCGAGAagctttttctcttcctcaatATGCAGGCCTCTCCTCTGCCGCCCACTTGTCTCAGCAGCACACCCCTGCTCTGACCCTTCCAGCAGAGTCTCTGTCATTGTATCTACAACCATGTAACACCCTCTTCACTAGAGGTCCCATAGCACTAAGCAGGAAATGCTATCAGAGGCAGCGCACGTCCGGCTGGCTCTGTTCGGCTACTCTCAGGGTGGAGCAGACAGCATCCTATCTCTCTGTTTCTACTTCTTTATCCCTCAACAGTAACTTCGGTAATAATTCTTCTTAAGAACTATTTACATTGTTTGTATGTCATTCTGGAGGTTTATGGGTTTTTTTAATGCAGCTCTGAGAAATCAGTTATGGCTGCCACCAAACTAAGAAGAtagactttattaatcccctGAGTGGAAATTCAAtattacactctgttattgagacatgctacacacatatacaaacacatgcacaaacaggatcctatggactaTGCACTaaaggagagatgtcagagtgagggggcggcccacagcgggagctccagaGCTGGTGGGgtgttcagtgccttgctcaagggaacctTGGCAGTGCTTAGGAAGTGGACTGTCACTTATCCAGCGAACGGACTAATTTCCAAATTTGGTCTGTGCCGGTAATTTGATCCACATCGGGAAATAAGTAAAATAATCTAGTAGAAAATGTGCATATGGTGTCTCTTTACCGTGACTTTTGAAGTGGAAGAGTGAGTAGAAAAAGCAGATATCCACAACCCCCCTCTGAGTCTGATGGTAAGACAGGCATGGGTGAACCTGTTACTTACTTTGAACACCGCATCTGTTAGTTTACAAGACGCAACATGCAGCCTCCATACAAAAACACTGTTTCACAAGTCCCAGTTGGAAAACCTTGACAGAAGCAAAGCAGAGTGCTACACCTGCACCGCAACAGCAAGACACTTTTCATCAGGTACACATGCCCATGGCCTGTGACCTGCTGATCTGCTTCAAAGTATTTTTATGGCTTCCAGAGACTCTTGTTGAGGAGTGTAGCCACACGTGACCAGTGTGAAGCATGACAGAAATCCCCACGAGTTCATCACTGCTCCAGGTCAAATTACAGATCTCTTTAAGGAAAGTTCTGCTTGCTTTGTTTATAAACACAAGCTAAATATAAAACGGGTGAGGGACAAGAAGCGTAAACCAGTCGCACatattcagttttgtttaaCACTGCACTTATTGTCTATCTTAGTCTTTCGGGGAATTTGAGCTTGTTGAGACTCTGACGTATTCCACGAGGTAATGTGAACATATAATGAGTCTATATATTCTCATGGGGAAATGgaataaaacaagaagataGTATTGGTGTTATGTAACTTCATGCTTACCTTACTGACATAATCACGCTGTTGTTCATATTCAGCTGCACCAGCTTGGGCAAGTAGACACCTACAAGATGATCAGATAAAGCCATTTCTATCTCTTCAGGTGTcgttttttctttatgttttcaaaGTGCGATGTTTAACCTCAGCCGGATAAAAGGTAGAGCACTGAAAGTGGCTTGGCCTGAGTCATACGTGTACAGACACTGCTCTGTCATGCCCGCACTTGTTGTGCAATCTAGAATTTTCTTAGGACAAAGGTGAGCATAATGAATATTTTCCTACACAATTATCAGCTCAGCCGTCTTGCGTCATACCTTGGAACATCCCGacaaccattttttttcctgatacaTTCTGTGCGTCTTAGTTGTAATTTTCTATGTGGTCATTATAAGTATCTGCTGTGAGTCATCACTTAGCGTAAAAATCTCTGAAGTCTTTCAGTTACATAATTAGGGATTCAAAAGTAATAGTCACTGAATTCATTGgtaattttaaataaacaagtaAAACCAAGACAATGCAAAAAGGTGAACTCCTTTACAAACACTAACGTGCCTGTGCAATATTTTGAAAATCAAGCCGTCAGTCACTGTAAATCTTACCAAAGTTGCCTAGTGGGTTTTcttgtgtgtttatgcagaGCTCTAGCGAGGTCACGCGACAGAGGTCCTGAGTTCCACACAACCATTCCTACAGAGGAACAGAAATTGACAGCAAAACAAGCTTACCTGTACTGACACATTGAACTACATTTGTTTCAGACTTAATTTAATTCCAGTATTTAGCCTACCTTGGACATACACCAATGAATTTGATGTAAAACATGTAGGCTAatgtaaagctttaaaaaaatgtgatatcTGACACCTAGGATATTAAATAACTCTGTCTGCACCCTTCAACTTGAAACAGCAACCTCCACAGCACATGCTGCCTTTTAGGTAGTTGGCAATCGTGGAGCCAACAACAACATGAGAATACAGAATGGATACTGTGCGACTATTAAAGTTTTACTTCAAGCAAGCCTTATTTGCATATAGGCTACAGACTTACCAGCCTCTCTGGAGTGAGGTAAACATCAACTGCTGATTCATAGTCCTCAAATGGTTTGGTGGCAGGAGTTGGGTTGATGTTGCCTGATCCACTGAGCTCAGTCACTTGGACCCGTGCTGTACCAGGTCGGACCCCCTGGGACACAGATCCGAGACAGCAACTCATCTTTACAGCTACCTAGAAGAATTAACAACATCAATGATATTGAGTCTTAATTGATTTCTAACAAGTGGAGATGCGAAGTAGTAGACTAATTCATCTCGAACCAACTTATTTTGCGTTGCCAAGTGTTAAATTAGAAACAAACGAGCGCTGATTTGGTTACAagttgacaaaacaaaaaacacggGAGGAAAATGAATTATAACACAACTCTAAGCAACTTCACATCACTGAAACATCCACATTTCTTGTATATATTTTATGAgtcaaaaaaatgcattaccTGTTGCAAGAAACTGTagacaaaaaagaaagtatGTACATTTTTTCAGTCAAGGAGCTCTTTTCTTGCCAGCATAAGTTTGCTTGACAACCACATTCGACTTCCTGGATACGGACGGTACTGAGGGCCCCGTTGTTCTCTGGGACTTGTAGTTCGCGTGTGAGAGTCAGCCCAGCTGGAGGGTAACACTTAGCTAAACGTCCTATTTTTATACTATGACATCAAAGATTCGTTTGTAAAACTCTACTTTTACTAGCGTAACCTTAATGTTCCCACATCGGATTGTTACTACATTCAAAATAGGCCTAggctatattaaaaaaaaaatcagtaataAAGAACACAATTCCCCTACGACGGAGAATTAGGgccacattaaaaaacattttctttttaaatttcgagattaaactcgtaaatttacgagttcgagaccaacctgcgcgaaaatgatgaaagtagaacttttaaagtctttaaagaataaaagaataaagtcgttattttagtctatatcagaagagcagcagcatcctgttctcaaatgacaaacatggagcatttTGTCCTAAAGggttcactaataaggaaatagactacttccttgtgtagtcggtaaaaacagttcaagagaagttttcacttcaacttgtaagaccttgtttatctgtaaaatgatgaacaggacacaaactgtctctgcacatgagacactttcaCAAGGCAGACAAGTGCAGATAACAGAtaaaaatagttgtgttggggctttccTTGTGCAAATATGAAACTACActtgcttttggcacatcatcttcacattgtcataaaatatcaggaccctgaaaagatacagcaagaaactgtggcttttctgaagaaccacactgacttggaggaagttatTTACAGAGGAACCGACTTCAAGAGTTTTACTTTCATGATTTTCGCGCAGGCTAGTCTCGAGCTCGTTAATTTACGATTTTACTCTCgcaaatttacgactttaatctaaaaaaaaaaaaaaaaaatgttttaacgtggccctaatcctccgtcgtacaaTTTCAATTTGacagataacttttttttttaaataaacgaaaaataaaaaaaggtcatgGTGaggatcattttttttcttggggggggggggggggggtaaagttAAACATCTTAAAGTGCTCAGAGTAGTCTATTTAAGTCCCGAGTTGATGGCTAGTCAcagaaggagggatggaggtaGGGGAGTTTGGACCCATTTGATGACCTATGTTGGTCCCTATTTTAAAGTTCTGACTGATTTCATAATCTAATGATTAAACAGGCCTGCATCACCATATTTAGATGTTTGCAAGAACCCCttggctttttttgttgttgaaatcaGCAGTAAGAATGGTGGTCTGGCCCTCACAGCGGAGTTACCATATTTCCGACAGTGCCTGAACGCATCAGTAACATGCATGGTAACCGGGGCGGTTCTATGTTTGATAGAGCTGGGCGTGGGCTCTTCACTCCTCATCCCCTCTTGCTCTCTGTGAAAGCACATTGTTCAACGCGGGCTCGTTTTACCCAGAACCAATGAACGCTTTGGTGCATTTTAGCTTCTGAAAACCAAACACTTTGTCGGAGATAATAAAGGCACTGAACATCTGAGGACGGCAGGAAGCAGACCAAGAACATTTTGATTCCTCTTCATTATCACAGCTGAGAGATTTGTTTCTTCTCCTGTAGACGAAACGTCGCTGTTGTCGCTAATTAGACCCCTGCTTGTTGTAAGTATGCAGTGCACATTCCTGTGTCCGAAATATGTCGGCAGtgactgttttgtcttttatacAGCTTAAGTATGcgtatagtttttttttttttttttttaaggggggaGCAGCGTTGGAGATTGCGGTACAGTTTGAACATGTTAGCTATCATGTTATTTCATTTCGACCCCCGGCTAGCTTTATGAAGGCTATCGAGCTCCACAACTCATGCTATCGTTTCAGTCCTCGATACATGTATGGGAAAACAGAAAGGCTGTGAATTGTGTCTACATCTcctaaagaaaacacatttatttggaTGGCAGTGTCACTTGAGTTCGGGTGTTGTAACTTGGTTatggaggaaacaaaaaaatatatatatatatacagctGGGAATTTCCATT includes:
- the lrrc56 gene encoding leucine-rich repeat-containing protein 56, which codes for MSCCLGSVSQGVRPGTARVQVTELSGSGNINPTPATKPFEDYESAVDVYLTPERLEWLCGTQDLCRVTSLELCINTQENPLGNFGVYLPKLVQLNMNNSVIMSVRDLGTTLSHLQVLWMFRCSLQDLDGIPSFSALKELYMAYNNVSDLSPVGMLENLQLLDLEGNNVDDLVQIQYLGLCGKLERLTLEGNPLCVRPYPTAIQTADYSYRAAVRDLIPQLRYLDNLTVEEEGRSCTSTMGEEWTILRNSIRDLHSFQAAADDEPADSAGSHSRPSSARRAASSLSCVHPLSSASSRPLTGSRPMSATKLSVLSPPGSRPSSADSDLATVEAETSTLIHGAGKILFCGNPVQAIRARREKLKTAPTRSTFTPHNLPIHVPEHTYDLEEPDDGGRDDVFAMLRAWREQHSSRLQAIETERQPQVLAIQYSDEEEGGDNDDEEGFGGRGSGEGHGEKTQDDSQDTVSLDSSFQSLSPDLHHREALSPDMARLSLSLDTTLSPSPPLCATGTTCNHKAPGIRARRLRLHKTKSEHLSHFSGAGDFSETDETRTDVPLLPSPVHKPRPPTTTALGEGLTGLCAEMEEPGLQTGNKHFQTPMKSKLPDRPAITRPHTARAALQKHHKHHTLQPSRGSSHPD